In one window of Romboutsia hominis DNA:
- the nusA gene encoding transcription termination factor NusA, translating to MNHEFIEALDELEKDRGIDKEILIDTIEQALLTAYKKNFGSAQNVRVEFDRERGDVKVFSQRVVVDESDLYDTFLEIELADAREISPNYELGDIIENEVTPMDFGRIAAQTAKQVVVQRIREAEREIVYNEFMDKENEIVTGEVARVNKNIVHVNLGRIEAIMTPQDQIPGETYRAGQKIKVYILEVKKTNKGPQIVVSRSHPGLVKRLFEFEVPEIFEGIVQVKSISREAGSRTKMAVKSIDEKIDPIGACVGPKGSRVKNIVDELGDEKIDIIKYSDDPAEFICAALSPSKVVKVDINEEEKSALVVVPDYQLSLAIGKEGQNARLAAKLTNWKIDIKSESQAGLEPQETNTDAE from the coding sequence ATGAACCACGAATTTATAGAAGCATTAGATGAGTTAGAAAAAGACAGAGGAATAGATAAAGAAATACTTATAGACACTATAGAACAAGCTCTTTTAACAGCATACAAGAAAAACTTTGGTTCTGCTCAAAACGTAAGAGTTGAGTTTGATAGAGAAAGAGGAGACGTTAAAGTATTCTCTCAAAGAGTAGTAGTTGATGAATCAGATTTATACGATACATTCTTAGAAATAGAATTAGCAGACGCTAGAGAAATAAGTCCAAACTACGAATTAGGAGATATAATAGAAAATGAAGTAACTCCTATGGACTTTGGAAGAATAGCTGCTCAAACTGCTAAGCAAGTAGTTGTTCAAAGAATAAGAGAAGCAGAAAGAGAAATAGTATACAATGAATTTATGGATAAAGAAAATGAAATAGTTACAGGAGAAGTAGCTAGAGTAAACAAAAACATAGTTCATGTTAATCTTGGAAGAATAGAAGCAATAATGACTCCACAAGACCAAATACCTGGTGAAACATACAGAGCTGGTCAAAAAATAAAGGTATACATATTAGAGGTGAAGAAAACTAATAAAGGACCTCAAATAGTAGTATCAAGAAGCCATCCAGGATTAGTTAAGAGATTATTCGAGTTTGAAGTTCCAGAAATATTTGAAGGTATAGTTCAAGTTAAATCTATATCAAGAGAAGCTGGTTCAAGAACTAAGATGGCAGTTAAGTCAATAGATGAAAAGATAGATCCAATTGGAGCTTGTGTAGGACCTAAAGGTTCAAGAGTTAAAAACATAGTTGATGAATTAGGTGACGAAAAGATAGATATAATAAAATACAGTGATGATCCAGCTGAATTTATATGTGCAGCACTTAGCCCATCAAAGGTTGTTAAGGTTGATATAAATGAAGAAGAAAAATCTGCTTTAGTAGTAGTACCTGATTACCAATTATCACTTGCAATAGGTAAAGAAGGACAAAATGCTAGACTTGCAGCTAAGCTTACTAACTGGAAA
- the rimP gene encoding ribosome maturation factor RimP — translation MKKSIEATIEELVSEITEPLNFEIVDVEYVKEAGEYYLRVFLDKEGGISLNDCEAVSRQLSEVLDVKDPIKDNYFLEVSSPGLDRPLKKDKDFVRYAGRDVEIKLYKPLNGSKQFEGTLVGLTDENTIKVIINDEEVEFNRKEVALVRLAIKF, via the coding sequence ATGAAAAAGAGTATAGAAGCTACTATAGAAGAATTAGTATCAGAAATAACTGAACCACTTAATTTTGAAATAGTAGATGTAGAATATGTAAAAGAAGCTGGAGAGTATTACTTAAGAGTATTCTTAGATAAAGAAGGCGGAATATCATTAAATGATTGTGAAGCTGTAAGTAGACAATTAAGCGAAGTTTTAGATGTTAAAGATCCTATAAAAGATAACTACTTCTTAGAAGTATCTTCACCAGGACTTGATAGACCGCTTAAAAAAGATAAAGACTTTGTAAGATACGCTGGAAGAGACGTTGAAATAAAATTATACAAACCACTAAATGGTTCAAAGCAATTTGAAGGTACATTAGTTGGATTAACAGATGAAAATACTATAAAAGTTATAATAAATGATGAAGAAGTTGAATTTAATAGAAAGGAAGTAGCTCTTGTAAGACTTGCAATAAAGTTTTAA
- a CDS encoding 4Fe-4S binding protein, producing MKKQKKTWKEYMWILSALYLFLGLFNVLFAWLGLLCFTIPLAMAILGKGKSYCNTYCGRGQLLDLMGNKMKLSKYNNIPKFLKSKWFRYGFLIFFMTMFINMLFMTYLVFNQTNSLKEVITILWTFKMPWKVANVSMVSPWVAQFAFGFYSIMLTSTILGVVTMLLYKPRSWCVYCPMGTITHIISKAKYKENM from the coding sequence ATGAAAAAGCAAAAGAAAACTTGGAAAGAGTATATGTGGATATTAAGTGCATTATATTTATTCCTAGGATTATTTAATGTATTATTTGCATGGCTTGGATTACTATGCTTTACAATACCTTTAGCTATGGCAATATTAGGAAAAGGTAAATCATACTGCAATACTTACTGTGGAAGAGGTCAATTATTAGATTTAATGGGAAATAAAATGAAATTATCAAAATACAATAATATTCCTAAGTTTTTAAAAAGTAAGTGGTTTAGATATGGATTTTTAATATTCTTTATGACAATGTTTATAAATATGTTGTTTATGACATACTTAGTATTTAATCAAACTAATAGTCTAAAAGAAGTTATAACAATACTTTGGACATTCAAAATGCCATGGAAAGTGGCTAATGTAAGTATGGTAAGCCCTTGGGTAGCACAGTTTGCATTTGGATTTTATAGTATTATGCTTACATCTACAATATTAGGTGTAGTTACAATGCTTTTATACAAGCCTCGCTCTTGGTGTGTTTATTGTCCAATGGGAACTATAACTCATATCATATCAAAAGCTAAGTATAAAGAAAATATGTAA
- a CDS encoding 4Fe-4S dicluster domain-containing protein, with translation MKIRKKAIIDKNYCVACGTCIKECPLNLITIEQGVFAKVNLDKCVGCGKCAKACPASVIEIKSMEECI, from the coding sequence ATGAAAATAAGAAAAAAAGCAATTATAGACAAGAATTATTGTGTAGCCTGTGGAACTTGTATAAAAGAATGCCCACTAAACCTTATAACCATAGAACAAGGTGTATTTGCTAAAGTTAACTTAGATAAATGTGTAGGATGTGGAAAATGTGCTAAAGCATGTCCTGCATCTGTTATAGAAATAAAAAGCATGGAGGAATGTATATAA
- a CDS encoding MATE family efflux transporter encodes MQENILGSEKIPRLFIKYSIPAIIAMVITGMQAVVDGIFVGNVLGPNAMASVNIAAPFMQVIIALSMIMSIGSQSYMGLSLGDGNVAKTQNIFKTAMIFILVFGFGITVFGFTMNSQIAYVLGASDILLKDVSLYIKTLSVFTIPMSLMFLFGFSGRIMEKPQLYFYGSILSLFANITLNYTLIYKLKLGIVGAATATGLAYSLAFLVVVWPALNKKNIINVFVGKFDKSVIFPVIYNGSSEGINSIATATSAYLFNMAFMNIAGETGVAAFTAINYVAQFGVLSMFGISDGIGPIVSYNYGSKKFDRVKAIMKLSDKVIITIGIIIFTLLFFFGRNLVNIFVNGNEEILNIASVGAKIYAFAFFVNGFNIVNSGYFTAIGYAKESVIVASCRGLIFIIIGIFTLPNIFGINGIWMSVPFAELITLFIGIKLMKKSYKVMDKKYEISINGA; translated from the coding sequence ATGCAAGAGAATATATTAGGTAGTGAAAAAATACCTAGATTATTTATAAAATATTCTATACCAGCTATAATAGCTATGGTAATTACAGGCATGCAGGCAGTTGTAGATGGAATATTTGTAGGAAATGTACTAGGACCAAACGCAATGGCTAGTGTAAATATAGCAGCACCATTTATGCAAGTTATAATAGCTTTATCCATGATAATGAGTATAGGATCACAAAGTTATATGGGGCTTAGTTTAGGAGATGGTAATGTAGCTAAGACACAAAATATATTTAAGACAGCTATGATATTTATATTAGTTTTTGGATTTGGTATAACAGTATTTGGATTTACAATGAACTCACAAATAGCATATGTATTAGGTGCTAGTGATATATTATTAAAAGATGTTTCTTTATATATTAAGACACTTTCAGTATTTACAATACCAATGTCTTTAATGTTTTTATTTGGTTTTTCGGGAAGAATAATGGAAAAACCTCAACTTTACTTTTATGGTTCTATATTAAGTTTATTTGCAAATATAACATTAAACTATACATTAATATATAAGCTAAAGCTTGGAATCGTAGGAGCAGCAACTGCCACAGGATTAGCATACTCTTTAGCGTTTTTAGTTGTAGTGTGGCCTGCATTAAACAAAAAAAACATTATAAACGTATTTGTTGGAAAGTTTGATAAATCTGTAATATTTCCAGTAATATATAATGGTTCATCAGAGGGAATAAATTCAATAGCCACAGCCACTAGTGCATATTTATTCAATATGGCATTTATGAATATAGCAGGAGAGACAGGCGTAGCAGCTTTTACTGCTATAAATTATGTAGCTCAATTTGGTGTACTTTCAATGTTTGGTATATCTGATGGTATAGGGCCTATAGTTAGCTACAATTATGGAAGTAAGAAATTTGATAGAGTAAAAGCTATAATGAAATTATCTGATAAAGTTATAATAACCATAGGAATAATAATATTTACTTTATTATTCTTCTTTGGAAGAAATTTAGTTAATATATTTGTAAATGGAAATGAAGAAATATTAAATATAGCATCTGTAGGAGCAAAAATATATGCATTTGCATTTTTCGTAAATGGATTTAATATAGTTAATTCTGGATACTTTACAGCTATAGGATATGCTAAAGAATCAGTAATAGTAGCTTCATGTAGAGGTTTAATATTTATAATTATAGGCATATTTACATTACCTAATATATTTGGAATAAATGGTATATGGATGAGTGTACCTTTTGCAGAATTAATTACCTTATTTATTGGAATTAAACTTATGAAAAAGTCCTATAAAGTTATGGATAAAAAATATGAGATAAGTATTAACGGTGCTTAG
- a CDS encoding MerR family transcriptional regulator, translated as MIFTIGQVAKMYNISHDTLRYYDKIDLLKPSLKKDNGYRYYTIREIELLEIILVAKQLEIPIKDIKDIIKKEDESSYIELFKNHKKLLEEKIEYLTKLKDEVQHSIDVTTQMKNFSNKEKEKFENVYIEKDIIYFNQNDYNHFGKFLNKKNLILKIDNINNENILFNENIIGFELDNEVISNDAKYEKIKYKGNYILLTRKDTASNIEKFIEECIKEIYKDKNIEKNINVFIECLFTLLKKSKKNIYFVKIYIENIR; from the coding sequence TTGATATTTACTATAGGACAAGTGGCTAAAATGTATAACATAAGTCATGACACACTAAGATATTACGATAAAATAGATCTATTAAAGCCAAGTTTAAAAAAAGATAATGGATACAGATATTACACAATAAGAGAAATAGAATTACTTGAGATAATATTAGTAGCAAAGCAACTAGAAATACCAATAAAAGACATAAAAGATATTATAAAAAAGGAAGATGAAAGTAGTTACATAGAATTATTTAAAAATCATAAAAAGTTGTTAGAAGAAAAAATAGAGTATTTGACAAAATTAAAGGATGAAGTACAACACTCTATAGATGTAACAACTCAAATGAAAAACTTTTCTAATAAGGAAAAAGAAAAATTTGAAAATGTATATATAGAAAAGGATATTATATATTTTAATCAAAATGATTATAACCACTTTGGAAAATTTTTAAATAAAAAAAATCTAATATTAAAAATAGATAATATTAATAATGAGAATATACTTTTTAATGAAAATATAATTGGATTTGAACTAGATAATGAAGTTATTAGTAATGATGCAAAATACGAAAAAATTAAATATAAGGGAAATTATATTTTATTAACTAGAAAAGATACTGCATCTAACATAGAAAAGTTTATAGAAGAATGTATAAAGGAAATTTATAAAGATAAAAATATAGAAAAAAATATAAATGTATTTATAGAATGTTTATTTACACTATTAAAAAAGAGTAAAAAAAACATATACTTCGTAAAAATTTATATAGAAAATATTAGATAA
- a CDS encoding DUF975 family protein, producing the protein MTRVELKQLSKSQLKGNWKTPVLVMLVYTIATMALSFMSEFSSSMGIYLISTIFLIGLAIWFSVGFANFFLRFSETDGKAKFDDLLVSKKSILKSLGLFALMFVIGIVLGIIIVFATSSMIVFSESVSTGMIVGALIVGVVLSIPIVILELALAMTPYIFVDKEELGLIDSIKLSIKMMKGNKWNLFVINLSFIGWALLCIITLGIGYLWLGPYIQLTITNFYIDLDNNFNKVSI; encoded by the coding sequence TTGACTAGAGTAGAATTAAAACAACTTTCTAAGAGTCAACTTAAAGGCAATTGGAAAACCCCAGTATTAGTCATGTTAGTATATACCATAGCAACCATGGCTCTTTCTTTTATGTCTGAATTTTCAAGTTCAATGGGTATATACTTAATTAGTACAATATTTTTAATTGGATTAGCAATATGGTTTTCTGTAGGATTTGCTAATTTCTTTTTAAGATTTAGCGAAACTGATGGAAAAGCTAAGTTTGATGACTTATTAGTATCTAAAAAATCAATATTAAAATCATTAGGATTATTTGCTTTAATGTTTGTTATAGGAATTGTATTAGGTATTATAATAGTTTTTGCCACATCATCTATGATAGTTTTTAGTGAAAGTGTATCTACTGGTATGATAGTAGGAGCATTAATAGTTGGAGTAGTATTATCTATACCTATTGTTATACTTGAATTAGCTTTAGCTATGACACCATATATCTTTGTTGATAAAGAAGAACTTGGTTTAATTGATTCAATAAAACTTAGTATAAAAATGATGAAAGGCAATAAATGGAATTTATTTGTTATTAACCTAAGTTTTATAGGATGGGCACTTTTATGTATTATTACTTTAGGTATAGGATACTTATGGTTAGGGCCATATATACAATTAACTATTACTAACTTTTATATAGATTTAGATAATAATTTTAATAAAGTATCAATTTAA
- a CDS encoding cold-shock protein gives MINGIVKWFNNEKGFGFISVEGGDDVFVHFTAIQTDGFKSLEEGQKVNFNIVKGARGPQAENVTIL, from the coding sequence ATGATAAATGGAATAGTAAAATGGTTTAACAATGAAAAAGGATTTGGTTTTATATCAGTAGAAGGTGGAGATGATGTATTCGTACATTTTACAGCTATACAAACTGATGGGTTTAAATCATTAGAAGAAGGTCAAAAAGTAAACTTTAATATAGTTAAAGGTGCTAGAGGTCCTCAAGCGGAGAATGTAACTATATTATAA
- a CDS encoding DUF975 family protein produces MNRKELKELSKSQLKGNWNVPVLAMLAYSIVMFLVSYLDNSESLFVSLIGIILALVIESWFFVAYPKLSLNLIEDESVDFSDLSVSNKTFFKSLGFSVLVGIILIIVYIVLMFSFVGGFTISVLNANDLFEAIAPMVIVGIILWLISIVIQLAISMVPFILADKEEVGVFKSISLSIKMMKGHKWRLFVIWLSFIGWAILSILTLGIGFLWLSPYFTLTMANFYKELDKEYNAKHID; encoded by the coding sequence ATGAATAGGAAAGAGTTAAAAGAACTTTCTAAAAGTCAACTAAAGGGTAATTGGAATGTACCAGTATTAGCTATGTTAGCTTATTCAATAGTAATGTTTTTAGTATCATATCTAGATAATAGCGAGTCTTTATTTGTATCATTAATTGGAATAATACTTGCTTTAGTTATAGAATCATGGTTCTTTGTAGCATATCCGAAATTATCTCTAAACCTTATAGAAGATGAAAGCGTTGATTTTAGTGATTTATCAGTATCAAATAAAACTTTCTTTAAATCTTTAGGATTTTCTGTATTAGTAGGTATAATATTAATAATAGTATATATTGTATTAATGTTTAGTTTTGTAGGTGGATTTACAATAAGTGTATTAAATGCAAATGATTTATTTGAAGCTATAGCACCAATGGTAATTGTAGGTATTATATTATGGTTAATATCAATAGTAATTCAATTAGCAATTTCTATGGTACCATTTATACTTGCAGATAAAGAAGAAGTAGGAGTATTTAAATCAATATCTCTTAGTATAAAAATGATGAAAGGTCATAAATGGAGATTATTCGTTATATGGCTAAGCTTTATAGGATGGGCTATATTAAGTATATTAACTTTAGGAATAGGATTTTTATGGTTATCACCATACTTTACTTTAACTATGGCTAACTTCTATAAAGAACTAGATAAAGAATATAACGCTAAACATATAGATTAA
- a CDS encoding PolC-type DNA polymerase III: METVSEYLDKLEINNNILKKQLKEVYINKVTYFKEDKIVYFYLNSKSIISYEVLDMLKEDLHNKLDYFKDIKIKIRYTGLDRKANKDIIKMYWVNILYILKRLCPSIAGWYRQVEYMCIDDLLKIKIPKGIFYERLIKQNVVYVLKSVLSEELGIDINIVMERAIDEDVNIERILRKSDKIIEDKIKDLEIQATNEPKEDEEEAYVIRPEFDEHLIYGENVHAMVEKIESLNQESGTVAVVGDIFDIEIKELRNGKILFIASITDYTSSVSCKLFLNDTNKDKVIDNVKKGSHVKIKGDVMYDTYQRELTMTISGIRKEEKEEKKDLSENKRVELHAHTQMSSMDALCSTKKLIERAAKWGHKAIAITDHGVVQAFPEAMGAAKANDIKVLYGVEGYLVEDSKDIIEDANDKELSQSFVVFDIETTGFSNTNDKITEIGAVKIENFEIVDNFSELINPQKDISYKIQELTGITNDMVKDKPTIEEILPKFMEFIGDSVLVAHNAEFDIGFIREKCRQQNIEFNNKSIDTLTLARILLPDLKRHRLNVVAKALGVPLLNHHRAVDDARATALIFQKFLDMLVKKGANTLKEVNEILGKVDYTKLGTNHITLLAKDYTGLKNLYKIVSDAHVNHFYRAPRILKSFLQEHREGLIIGSACENGQVYQAVKKNVDDEEMAKIIELYDYIEIMPIDNNKFMIHKGEVEDEEELRDLNRKMVEVAHKFGKIPVATGDVHFLDEHEAVLRTILKYSQGFKVDEEETYLHFRTTDEMLREFSYLGEELAYEVVVTNTNKIADMVENILPIPDGTYPPEIEGSDVELREMCYNKAKRIYGDPLPEVVQNRLDRELNSIIKNGYAVMYIIAQKLVTKSLRDGYLVGSRGSVGSSVAATMSDITEVNPLPAHYICENEDCKYSYFYEIGEWGSGVDLPDKDCPKCGRKLKKDGHDIPFEVFLGFEGDKEPDIDLNFSGEYQPVIHKYTEELFGEGYVYRAGTIGTVAEKTAFGYARKYVEENNIQVPTAEVVRLSNGCTGVKRTSGQHPGGVMVVPHYKDVYDFTPIQYPANDTSCGVITTHFDYHSISGRILKLDILGHDVPTIIRMLEDITGIDATEIPLDDKETMSLFTSTDALGVTPEEINCPIGSLAIPEFGTKFVRQMLLDTKPTTFAELVRISGLSHGTDVWLNNAQELVQKEIVGLKDVISTRDDIMNYLIFKGLPPKMAFTIMENVRKGRGLKPEHVELMEANNVPEWYIWSCKQIKYMFPKAHAVAYVMMSFRLAYCKVHYPEAFYATYFTTKAEDFDADLIVKGLPAIKARINEIESLGNDATTKEKNMLTVLEVALEMYARGIKILPVDIYKSDASKFQVAGEKMLLPPMIALQGVGENAAINIQKERENGEFISKEDLRKRTKISKTVIETLTSHGSLNNMSDENQLSLF, translated from the coding sequence ATGGAAACTGTTAGTGAATACTTAGATAAACTAGAAATAAACAATAATATATTAAAAAAACAACTAAAAGAAGTTTATATAAACAAAGTAACTTACTTTAAAGAAGACAAAATAGTATATTTTTATTTAAACTCAAAATCTATAATATCCTATGAAGTACTTGATATGTTAAAGGAAGACTTGCACAATAAGCTAGACTACTTTAAAGATATAAAAATAAAAATAAGATATACAGGGCTTGATAGAAAAGCTAATAAAGACATTATAAAAATGTACTGGGTAAATATATTATATATTTTAAAAAGACTTTGCCCATCTATAGCAGGATGGTATAGGCAAGTTGAGTATATGTGTATAGATGATTTACTAAAAATAAAAATTCCAAAAGGAATATTTTATGAAAGACTTATAAAACAAAATGTAGTATATGTATTAAAAAGTGTGTTAAGTGAGGAGTTAGGAATAGATATTAATATAGTCATGGAAAGGGCTATAGATGAAGATGTAAACATTGAAAGAATATTAAGAAAAAGCGATAAAATAATAGAAGATAAGATTAAAGATTTAGAAATACAAGCAACTAATGAACCTAAAGAAGATGAAGAAGAGGCTTATGTTATAAGACCTGAATTTGATGAACATCTAATATATGGTGAAAATGTACATGCTATGGTAGAAAAAATAGAATCTCTTAACCAAGAGTCAGGTACAGTAGCAGTAGTTGGTGATATATTTGATATAGAAATTAAAGAACTTAGAAATGGTAAAATATTATTTATAGCATCTATTACAGATTACACAAGTTCTGTAAGCTGTAAATTATTCTTAAACGATACTAATAAAGATAAAGTCATTGATAATGTTAAAAAAGGTTCACATGTAAAAATAAAAGGTGATGTTATGTATGACACTTACCAAAGAGAACTTACAATGACTATAAGTGGTATAAGAAAAGAAGAAAAAGAAGAGAAAAAAGATTTATCTGAAAATAAAAGAGTTGAACTTCATGCACATACTCAAATGTCATCAATGGATGCACTTTGTTCTACTAAAAAGCTTATAGAAAGAGCTGCAAAATGGGGACACAAAGCAATAGCAATAACTGACCATGGAGTGGTTCAAGCTTTCCCAGAGGCTATGGGTGCAGCTAAGGCTAATGATATAAAAGTATTATATGGTGTAGAAGGATATTTAGTAGAAGACTCAAAAGATATAATAGAAGATGCTAATGATAAAGAACTATCACAAAGCTTTGTGGTATTTGATATAGAAACAACAGGGTTTTCTAATACTAATGATAAAATAACTGAAATAGGTGCAGTTAAAATAGAAAACTTTGAAATAGTAGACAATTTTAGTGAACTTATAAACCCACAAAAAGATATATCATATAAAATCCAAGAACTAACAGGTATAACTAATGATATGGTAAAAGATAAACCAACAATAGAAGAAATACTACCTAAATTTATGGAGTTTATAGGAGATAGTGTGCTAGTTGCTCACAATGCAGAATTTGATATTGGATTTATAAGAGAAAAATGTAGACAACAAAATATAGAATTTAATAATAAAAGTATAGATACACTTACACTAGCTAGAATATTACTTCCAGATTTAAAAAGGCATAGATTAAATGTAGTAGCAAAAGCACTAGGTGTACCACTTTTAAATCACCATAGAGCTGTAGATGATGCAAGAGCTACTGCTTTAATATTTCAAAAGTTTTTAGATATGCTAGTAAAAAAAGGTGCAAATACCTTAAAAGAAGTAAATGAAATATTAGGTAAAGTTGATTATACAAAGCTAGGAACTAATCATATAACTTTACTTGCAAAAGACTACACAGGGCTTAAAAATCTATACAAAATAGTATCAGATGCCCATGTTAATCATTTTTACAGAGCACCAAGAATACTAAAAAGCTTCTTACAAGAACATAGAGAAGGACTTATAATAGGTTCTGCTTGTGAAAATGGACAGGTATATCAAGCAGTAAAGAAAAATGTTGATGATGAAGAAATGGCAAAAATTATAGAATTATATGATTATATAGAAATAATGCCAATAGATAATAATAAATTTATGATTCACAAAGGTGAAGTAGAAGATGAAGAAGAACTAAGAGATTTAAATAGAAAAATGGTAGAGGTAGCACATAAATTTGGAAAAATACCAGTAGCTACAGGAGATGTTCACTTCTTAGATGAACACGAAGCTGTTCTTAGAACAATACTTAAATACTCTCAAGGATTTAAAGTAGATGAAGAAGAAACATATCTTCATTTTAGAACAACAGATGAAATGCTAAGGGAGTTTAGTTACTTAGGAGAAGAGCTAGCTTATGAAGTTGTAGTTACTAATACCAATAAAATAGCTGATATGGTAGAAAATATACTACCAATACCTGATGGAACATATCCTCCAGAAATAGAAGGTTCAGATGTAGAACTTAGAGAAATGTGCTACAACAAGGCAAAAAGAATATATGGAGATCCACTTCCAGAAGTTGTTCAAAATAGACTTGATAGAGAGCTAAACTCTATAATAAAAAATGGATATGCCGTAATGTATATTATCGCCCAAAAGCTGGTTACAAAGTCATTAAGAGATGGATACTTAGTTGGTTCAAGAGGTTCAGTTGGTTCATCAGTAGCAGCGACAATGAGTGATATAACAGAAGTTAATCCACTTCCAGCTCACTATATATGTGAAAATGAAGATTGTAAATACTCATATTTCTATGAAATAGGTGAATGGGGTTCTGGAGTAGATTTACCAGACAAGGATTGCCCAAAGTGTGGAAGAAAGCTTAAAAAAGATGGACATGATATACCATTTGAAGTTTTCCTTGGATTTGAAGGGGATAAAGAACCAGATATAGACCTTAACTTCTCTGGAGAATACCAACCAGTAATACACAAATACACAGAAGAACTATTTGGTGAAGGATATGTTTATAGAGCAGGTACAATAGGTACAGTAGCTGAAAAAACAGCCTTTGGATATGCTAGAAAATATGTAGAAGAAAATAATATACAAGTACCAACAGCAGAGGTAGTAAGACTATCTAATGGGTGTACAGGAGTAAAAAGAACATCAGGACAGCATCCAGGTGGAGTTATGGTTGTACCACATTATAAGGATGTATATGATTTTACACCAATACAATATCCTGCCAATGATACAAGTTGTGGAGTAATAACAACACACTTTGACTACCACTCTATAAGTGGTAGAATACTAAAGCTAGATATACTTGGGCACGACGTTCCGACCATAATAAGAATGTTAGAAGATATAACAGGAATAGATGCAACAGAAATACCTTTAGATGACAAAGAAACAATGTCACTATTTACTTCAACAGATGCATTAGGAGTAACACCAGAGGAAATTAACTGTCCTATAGGTTCACTTGCAATACCTGAGTTTGGTACAAAGTTCGTTAGACAAATGTTACTTGATACAAAACCAACAACATTTGCAGAACTAGTACGTATATCAGGACTTTCTCATGGTACTGACGTTTGGCTAAACAATGCACAAGAGCTTGTTCAAAAGGAAATAGTTGGACTTAAAGATGTTATATCAACACGTGACGATATAATGAACTACCTTATATTTAAAGGACTTCCACCAAAGATGGCATTCACCATAATGGAAAATGTTAGAAAAGGTAGAGGATTAAAGCCTGAACATGTTGAGCTAATGGAAGCTAACAACGTACCAGAATGGTATATATGGTCATGTAAACAAATAAAGTACATGTTCCCTAAAGCACATGCCGTAGCATATGTTATGATGTCATTTAGACTAGCATACTGTAAGGTTCATTATCCAGAAGCTTTCTATGCAACTTACTTTACAACAAAGGCAGAAGACTTTGATGCTGATTTAATAGTTAAGGGACTACCTGCAATTAAAGCTAGAATAAATGAAATAGAAAGTTTAGGAAATGACGCAACAACTAAAGAAAAAAATATGCTTACAGTACTTGAAGTTGCACTTGAAATGTATGCAAGAGGTATAAAAATACTTCCAGTTGATATATATAAATCAGATGCAAGTAAATTCCAAGTTGCAGGAGAAAAGATGCTACTTCCTCCAATGATAGCCCTACAAGGGGTTGGGGAAAATGCAGCAATAAATATACAAAAAGAAAGAGAAAATGGAGAATTTATTTCTAAAGAAGACTTAAGAAAGAGAACCAAGATTTCTAAGACCGTTATAGAAACATTAACTAGTCACGGTTCACTTAATAATATGAGTGACGAAAACCAATTATCTTTATTTTAA